The nucleotide sequence GTGAGAAATAGTAGAATAAGGATAAAAATCAGTGATCGGCCATAAGGAGAACAAGAATAATGTCAGCTTTAAAAGCGCGAATGACTGAAATCATCCAGGGGCTGCCGGAGGATGCAACCTACGAGGAGATCATGCGCGAACTTGCTTTCGAACGCATGATAGAGCGCGGGCTGATTGACTCCCGTACCGGAAGGGTTATTTCCAACGAAGAGATGGCTCGGCGGATTCGCTTTTGAAGCTTCAGTTCTAATCTCCGATGGTCTGAATGGTATGCCAAATTGGTAGGGTTATTTAATGGGCAAGTGAGAAATAATAGGATAAAGCTAAAAAGCATTAGCCACCTATTCAACAAAAAAGGGAAGAACAATGGCGACCGAAAACGAAAAGAAAGAGACCAAAAAGCAACAACACGAGAAGAAGCGTGCTTACATTTCCCAGTCCGACATCCCAATTTATGACATCGAAGGAGCCCTACGGGTTGCACGTGCGCTAGTCGAGAATTATGCAGGCAGGCCTGCGACGCCTCTTCAGGTTGCATCCGCACTCAACATGACCCCATCCTCTAGTACTTTCAAAAATCTATGCGGGGCGTCTATTGCGTATGGTTTTACCAAGGGAGGATCCTCTGCGAAGGAGATAGTGGTTGAGCCATTAGCGAAACGTATTTTGCAACCAACTAAAGAAGGTGACGACATAGCGGCTAAACGAGAGGCAGCACTGAAACCCAGGATCATAGGTGATTTCGTCAAAAAGTACAAGAACGCTCCACTGCCAAGGCGCGACATAGCCCTCAACGTGATCGCTGAAATGGGCGTTCCTAGGGAAAGATTAGAGTCTGTGTACACTATGATCTTAGACACGGCACAAAGTGTGGGATTTGTTAGGGAGATAAAAGACAAACAATTTATTGATTTTAGTGGTGTACCTGAGCCTATCAAAATAGAAGGGGAAGAAAAAGAGGAAGAAGAACTAGCCGGAGAGGAAGCAACTCAACTAGGTCCAACAAAGGAACATGAACTCCCGGGCAAACGTGAGGAGTTGGGTAAAGGTATCTTCATTGGCCATGGAAAGAATAAGAAGCCATTGGAACAACTGAAGCGAATTCTTGATCAGTCAAGGTTCCCTATAAAATCTCCATAGATGAACCAAATCTTGGACGCCCCATTGGTACAAAGGTCAAGGAGATAATGCAGTCATGTAATTGTGCTATTTTGATATTCACCGCCGATGAGGAATTCTTTGATAAAGATGGCAATTCGATATGGCGTCCAAGTGAGAACGTAGTACACGAACTAGGGGCAGCAGGATACCTTTACGGCAGCAGAATCGTGATATTAAAAGAGGAATCAGTGGAGTTCCCGAGCAACTTCAGAGACCTAGGTTATATCTCTTTCACAAAAGATCAGCTAGAAGCTAAATCAATGGATTTAATTAAAGAGTTGGTTGGATTCGGGATACTCAAGATTTCAACATGAGATAGCTGGCTATTTGCTTAATTTTGATGGCCTAGGAGTTTCTGAATCAACCGCGGTTTTAATTGATTTTCAAAAAGTTATTTATGTACAAGTAAGGAATGATAAAAATAAAAGGATATAGTTAAGCCTACGAGGAGAAAAGAAAAATGCCTTCTAAAAAAGACGTTAATGATGCATGGGAAGAAGGTAAACCTATTCGAGGAAAGAATCAAAACATTTGGCGTAAAGACCCTTACGGTAATGTGATTCGCCGAGGATCATACGGAACTAAAGGGGAGTATGGATGGGAATTGGATCACAGAAAGCCAAAGAGTACAGGCGGAACCGATAGCGATAGGAATATTCAGCCTGCACACTGGAAAGAGAATAGGGAAAAGTCTGACAAGTACCCAT is from Methanomicrobia archaeon and encodes:
- a CDS encoding nucleotide-binding protein, translated to MSIDEPNLGRPIGTKVKEIMQSCNCAILIFTADEEFFDKDGNSIWRPSENVVHELGAAGYLYGSRIVILKEESVEFPSNFRDLGYISFTKDQLEAKSMDLIKELVGFGILKIST
- a CDS encoding HNH endonuclease, with product MPSKKDVNDAWEEGKPIRGKNQNIWRKDPYGNVIRRGSYGTKGEYGWELDHRKPKSTGGTDSDRNIQPAHWKENREKSDKYPYKKSN